From the Rhodopirellula bahusiensis genome, one window contains:
- a CDS encoding DUF374 domain-containing protein yields MKVPRLVNPVIGAGIAVTFKLFRLTFQIRVRNDQRERLVQRTGKQYALAILHAHQLAALSLSAPKVGAMVSRSRDGDLLMPLLRGNGCVPIRGSSGSGEKGGATALSKMIRHVKDGNPSVIAVDGPRGPRGVAQKGIAMVAIKADVPIVPVVLIPRRRWILPKAWDRMQILLPFTLVDALFGDPIFPTPGQTVDDLRQKVAESLREMEHRMDPKEAELCDRLCREKAGKRRARSGQKSVSVNRRADETSGSLEGTSNPESRTQPGCDSDNRFQAEVHREAA; encoded by the coding sequence ATGAAAGTCCCACGTCTCGTGAATCCAGTGATCGGAGCAGGCATCGCTGTGACGTTCAAGTTGTTTCGACTCACGTTTCAAATACGTGTTCGCAACGACCAGCGCGAACGTTTGGTGCAGCGGACGGGCAAGCAGTACGCGCTCGCAATTTTGCATGCTCATCAGTTGGCTGCGTTGTCGTTGTCCGCGCCCAAAGTGGGAGCGATGGTTTCTCGTTCACGCGATGGCGATTTGTTGATGCCGTTGCTTCGAGGCAATGGCTGTGTGCCCATTCGTGGCAGCAGTGGTTCGGGAGAAAAAGGTGGCGCAACAGCCCTGAGCAAAATGATTCGCCACGTGAAGGATGGCAATCCAAGTGTGATCGCCGTGGATGGGCCTCGTGGGCCTCGCGGCGTTGCTCAAAAGGGGATCGCGATGGTGGCGATCAAAGCCGACGTCCCAATCGTTCCCGTCGTGCTCATACCGCGTCGACGTTGGATCCTGCCAAAGGCGTGGGACCGAATGCAAATCCTGCTTCCGTTCACATTGGTGGATGCGTTGTTCGGCGACCCAATCTTTCCGACTCCCGGACAAACGGTCGATGACCTGAGGCAAAAGGTGGCTGAATCTTTGCGAGAGATGGAACATCGCATGGATCCGAAAGAGGCGGAACTCTGCGACCGCTTGTGCCGCGAAAAAGCTGGGAAACGGCGCGCTCGGTCCGGACAAAAGTCAGTCTCTGTCAATCGACGAGCTGATGAGACATCTGGATCACTCGAAGGAACCAGCAATCCTGAGTCCCGTACTCAGCCGGGATGTGATTCCGACAATCGATTTCAGGCCGAAGTCCATCGAGAAGCAGCCTAG
- a CDS encoding carbon storage regulator, translated as MLVLTRKIDEQIVIGDNIKITVIKVRNNQVRIGISAPRDVRVLRGELEPNETEASESNDTQLVVDLDLEDEATQSLLKTTEEIETSYRPTAAKKPSPSAESVAKRPQPSAVERTTPIASAPNNASTNRVGHMLPSGNTSNRMTAAIDATDTASQKDASPELRVYSGKVSRRTGEGSLKRSPLANYFTAP; from the coding sequence ATGTTGGTTCTCACACGAAAAATCGACGAACAAATTGTCATCGGCGACAACATCAAGATCACCGTCATCAAAGTTCGCAACAATCAAGTTCGGATAGGCATTTCCGCTCCACGTGACGTCCGCGTTCTGCGAGGTGAACTGGAACCAAACGAAACGGAAGCCTCGGAATCAAACGACACGCAATTGGTCGTTGATCTGGACTTGGAAGATGAAGCAACCCAAAGCCTGCTGAAAACGACCGAAGAGATCGAAACCAGCTACCGCCCTACGGCAGCCAAGAAACCAAGTCCGTCGGCCGAATCCGTTGCCAAACGCCCTCAGCCATCAGCCGTTGAACGAACGACTCCGATTGCATCCGCTCCAAACAATGCATCGACGAACCGAGTCGGCCACATGTTGCCATCTGGAAACACATCCAACCGCATGACCGCTGCGATCGATGCAACCGATACGGCTTCCCAAAAGGATGCCAGCCCTGAACTGCGTGTTTACAGCGGCAAAGTCAGTCGGCGGACCGGTGAAGGATCGCTCAAACGCAGTCCTTTGGCCAATTACTTCACCGCTCCCTGA
- a CDS encoding sigma-54-dependent transcriptional regulator has product MMPAASILLVDDDHHLATSLGEWLAEEGFEIHLAGTLDDARQQLKQHAFELVITDLRLGGEDGMTLVTDVKNHHSETPVLVMTGYATPNTAVEAVRAGAVDLLTKPVIDDELLLAIDRAMNQRKIEAENETLRRQLDQRSGLENILSHDYRMMKIFDVIDSVADAKASILITGENGTGKSMIARAIHNRCSRRSGPFVEVACGALPDTLLESELFGHVAGAYTGANTDRRGKFELADGGTLFLDEIATATPAMQVKLLRVLQELQFEPLGGMETRSVDTRVILATNENLDQAVADGSFRQDLYYRINVVNIVLPSLRERTGDIPLLVDHFLREAAETAGREVDGFDREAMKCLQSYAWPGNVRQLENVVERAVLLATDRVLTKDDLPPDVLGTSANQHASIGSIGNSPGVTASNGPSSFNPAVLDGCSLREALEGPEREIILHSLRRHNWNRAATADELEINRTTLYKKMKRLGLDDPRLQYANH; this is encoded by the coding sequence ATGATGCCCGCTGCTTCGATCCTACTTGTCGACGACGACCACCACTTGGCAACCTCGCTGGGTGAATGGCTCGCAGAAGAAGGATTCGAAATCCATCTGGCCGGTACGCTCGACGATGCTCGCCAACAGCTCAAGCAGCACGCATTCGAATTGGTGATCACCGATTTGCGATTGGGTGGTGAAGATGGAATGACGTTGGTGACGGACGTCAAAAACCACCACTCCGAGACTCCCGTCTTGGTCATGACAGGCTACGCCACACCCAACACCGCCGTGGAAGCCGTTCGCGCCGGTGCAGTCGACTTGCTGACGAAACCGGTCATCGACGACGAATTGTTGTTGGCCATCGATCGAGCGATGAACCAGCGCAAGATCGAGGCCGAAAACGAAACCCTGCGTCGACAACTCGACCAACGCAGCGGTCTGGAAAACATCCTCAGTCATGACTACCGAATGATGAAAATCTTCGATGTCATCGACAGTGTCGCGGATGCCAAAGCATCCATCCTGATCACCGGAGAAAACGGTACCGGGAAAAGCATGATCGCGCGGGCGATTCACAATCGTTGCAGTCGACGAAGCGGACCTTTCGTCGAAGTCGCCTGCGGTGCTCTGCCGGACACCTTGCTCGAAAGTGAATTGTTTGGACACGTCGCAGGCGCCTACACCGGTGCCAACACCGACCGACGCGGCAAATTTGAATTGGCCGATGGCGGAACGCTGTTCCTGGATGAAATCGCGACGGCGACACCCGCCATGCAAGTCAAATTGCTCCGCGTCTTGCAGGAACTCCAGTTCGAACCACTCGGCGGCATGGAGACTCGCAGTGTCGACACACGAGTCATCCTGGCGACGAACGAAAACTTAGACCAAGCCGTCGCGGATGGATCATTCCGGCAAGATTTGTATTACCGAATCAACGTCGTGAACATTGTCTTACCTTCGCTGCGAGAGCGAACCGGAGACATTCCGTTGCTGGTCGATCATTTCCTCCGCGAAGCCGCTGAAACCGCCGGCCGCGAGGTGGATGGTTTTGACCGCGAAGCGATGAAGTGCTTGCAGTCATACGCTTGGCCCGGCAACGTTCGCCAATTGGAAAACGTGGTCGAACGAGCTGTCTTGCTTGCCACCGATCGTGTGCTCACCAAAGACGACCTGCCGCCGGATGTGCTGGGAACATCGGCCAACCAACACGCCTCCATCGGCAGCATCGGAAATTCCCCCGGCGTGACCGCGTCGAACGGACCTTCGTCGTTCAACCCGGCGGTACTAGACGGGTGCAGCCTGCGGGAAGCTCTCGAAGGCCCCGAGCGAGAAATCATCCTCCACTCGCTTCGACGCCACAATTGGAACCGAGCCGCGACCGCCGACGAGCTTGAAATCAATCGCACAACGCTCTACAAAAAAATGAAACGCTTGGGCCTCGATGACCCGCGTCTTCAATACGCCAACCACTGA
- the thiD gene encoding bifunctional hydroxymethylpyrimidine kinase/phosphomethylpyrimidine kinase, whose protein sequence is MHDAAPVALTIAGSDPSGGAGLQADLKTFHTLGVYGSSVVTLLTAQNTQGVQGIQMVPVDFVRAQWTSVSSDLPLAVIKTGALGDSEMIRVVADCLDASACPTVIDPVMISKHGHAIIDDNAVDTLISCLLPLADLVTPNAFEAERLAGQSIRNEDDLAISAVRLLEMGPRAVLIKAHLDEESVDCLADDTGVQLLRSPRLKSNRTHGSGCVLSAAITAGLAKGDRLNDAVKFARSFVQNAIHTAPELGKGISPVGLVNQSP, encoded by the coding sequence ATGCACGATGCCGCTCCAGTTGCTCTCACGATCGCTGGTTCGGATCCGTCCGGTGGCGCGGGGCTGCAAGCCGACCTGAAAACGTTCCATACCCTCGGCGTGTATGGCAGCAGTGTGGTGACGTTGCTCACGGCTCAGAACACCCAGGGTGTCCAAGGCATCCAAATGGTCCCTGTTGATTTCGTACGGGCGCAGTGGACGAGCGTCTCCAGCGATCTGCCCTTGGCCGTAATAAAAACCGGCGCATTGGGAGACTCTGAAATGATCCGCGTGGTCGCAGATTGCCTTGATGCCTCGGCATGCCCCACGGTCATCGATCCTGTGATGATCAGTAAACATGGTCACGCCATCATTGACGATAACGCGGTCGATACCTTGATCAGTTGCCTGCTTCCACTGGCTGATCTGGTGACGCCCAATGCCTTCGAAGCGGAACGGTTGGCCGGCCAATCGATTCGCAACGAAGATGACCTTGCGATCTCGGCTGTGAGACTGCTCGAGATGGGACCGCGAGCGGTCTTGATCAAGGCCCATCTGGACGAAGAATCGGTCGACTGCCTGGCCGATGACACCGGCGTCCAATTGCTTCGTTCACCCAGACTGAAATCCAACCGCACCCATGGTAGCGGTTGCGTTCTATCGGCAGCCATCACCGCCGGCCTCGCTAAAGGCGATCGCCTAAACGACGCAGTGAAATTCGCGAGATCGTTTGTCCAGAATGCGATTCACACCGCACCCGAACTGGGCAAGGGAATCTCGCCGGTTGGACTCGTCAACCAAAGCCCGTGA
- a CDS encoding lipoate--protein ligase family protein, whose product MSEASCIPGRLIELSQHAGAANMAMDEALLNSVAAGAPPTLRFYVWKRPTLSLGYFQPLAEAKAWAEQTGVTFGDAGEVDLVRRSTGGGAILHDAELTLSLTLPMNVSDTGAREATYRNVHESIADELKALGVDAKPFRTLGVGAVERERDSAAMSSPASKRDEPFLCFQRRTDEDLIVSGYKVLGSAQRRTKGALLQHGSLLWSVSRFADVLPGMQQLAGRRLDLDGFVRGLQQRLQRSFGIDWQSGALLPSEQAAADQIVTQRYANSDWTTKR is encoded by the coding sequence GTGAGTGAAGCTTCCTGCATCCCTGGCCGACTGATCGAGTTGTCGCAGCACGCTGGTGCGGCGAACATGGCCATGGATGAAGCGTTGCTCAACAGCGTCGCTGCGGGAGCACCACCAACCCTGCGTTTCTATGTCTGGAAACGGCCGACGTTGTCACTCGGGTACTTTCAACCTTTGGCCGAAGCGAAGGCTTGGGCGGAGCAAACGGGAGTCACGTTTGGCGATGCCGGCGAGGTGGATCTGGTCCGCCGGTCGACGGGTGGCGGAGCCATTCTGCATGACGCCGAGCTGACATTGTCTTTAACGCTGCCGATGAATGTGTCGGACACCGGGGCTCGTGAGGCGACGTATCGAAACGTGCATGAATCGATCGCGGACGAACTCAAAGCTTTGGGCGTCGATGCGAAACCGTTTCGAACGCTGGGAGTCGGGGCGGTGGAACGGGAGCGAGACAGCGCAGCGATGTCTTCACCTGCAAGCAAACGTGACGAGCCATTTTTGTGCTTTCAGCGTCGCACCGACGAAGACTTGATCGTCAGCGGATACAAGGTACTCGGCAGTGCTCAACGACGAACAAAGGGAGCGTTGTTGCAACACGGTAGTTTGCTTTGGAGCGTTTCGCGTTTCGCGGATGTCTTGCCGGGGATGCAGCAATTGGCGGGACGGCGATTGGACTTGGATGGGTTCGTTCGCGGTTTGCAGCAACGATTGCAACGGAGCTTTGGAATTGATTGGCAGTCCGGTGCACTGCTGCCCAGCGAGCAGGCGGCGGCTGATCAAATTGTTACGCAACGTTACGCCAATTCGGATTGGACCACGAAGCGGTAG
- the gcvPB gene encoding aminomethyl-transferring glycine dehydrogenase subunit GcvPB — MRNQQSTQLLFELSRAGRRAHRLGDLDVPSVNVDDLFADEALAETPPPLPELAEGDVVRHFVGLSTLNMSVDTHFYPLGSCTMKYNPKRNERIASLPGFLNVHPLQHESGLQGLLELLYELQGMFAEISGLPGVSMQPAAGAHGELAALLVAAAYFRDQGSDRSVVLTADSAHGTNPASAQMAGFKTKTVKSNANGLVDLEDLKAKLDDKTAVFMLTNPNTLGLFDSQIEEINQLVHDAGALIYLDGANMNAILGITRPGDFGADLMHYNPHKTFSGPHGGGGPGAGPICVRDFLAKYLPGPIVTRVENENATGEEDRYTYQLTSPSDDSIGRVRSFFGNTGVLVRAYIYLRTYGGDGLRHVSEDAVLGANYLLSKVKHFLDVPHGDRCMHEFVASATRLKKEKKLSAMDIAKRILDYGFHAPTVYFPLVVDEAVMVEPTETESKQTLDAFVEALFRITEEGEELIHDAPHSTRISRPDDVTAARRPVLKWTDAAGESTK; from the coding sequence ATGCGAAACCAACAATCGACTCAGCTTCTGTTTGAACTCAGCCGCGCTGGCCGACGTGCACACCGACTCGGTGATTTGGACGTGCCGTCGGTGAATGTGGACGACTTGTTCGCGGACGAAGCCCTCGCCGAGACTCCACCGCCACTTCCTGAGCTTGCCGAAGGCGACGTGGTCCGCCACTTCGTTGGATTGTCGACGTTGAACATGAGCGTCGACACGCACTTCTACCCCTTGGGTTCGTGCACGATGAAGTACAACCCAAAACGCAACGAACGCATCGCGTCGTTGCCTGGGTTCCTGAACGTGCACCCGCTGCAACATGAGTCGGGTCTGCAAGGACTGCTTGAACTGTTGTACGAACTGCAAGGCATGTTCGCTGAGATCAGCGGGTTGCCAGGCGTTTCGATGCAGCCTGCGGCAGGTGCCCATGGTGAGTTGGCGGCATTGTTGGTCGCGGCGGCTTACTTCCGCGACCAGGGTAGCGATCGCAGCGTGGTTTTGACGGCGGATTCAGCTCACGGCACCAATCCCGCCAGTGCTCAAATGGCCGGTTTCAAAACCAAGACGGTCAAGAGCAACGCGAATGGTTTGGTGGATCTGGAAGATCTCAAAGCCAAGCTCGATGACAAGACCGCCGTGTTCATGTTGACCAACCCAAACACTTTGGGATTGTTTGACAGCCAGATCGAAGAAATCAACCAACTGGTTCACGATGCCGGAGCGTTGATTTACTTGGACGGTGCCAACATGAATGCGATCTTGGGCATCACTCGTCCAGGTGACTTCGGTGCGGACTTGATGCACTACAACCCACACAAGACTTTCTCAGGACCTCATGGCGGTGGTGGACCTGGTGCAGGTCCGATCTGTGTTCGCGACTTCTTGGCCAAGTATCTTCCCGGTCCGATTGTGACTCGCGTTGAGAACGAAAATGCGACGGGCGAAGAAGATCGCTACACCTATCAACTGACATCGCCATCGGATGATTCCATCGGGCGTGTGCGAAGTTTCTTTGGCAACACCGGCGTGTTGGTGCGAGCCTACATCTATCTGCGGACTTACGGTGGCGACGGTTTGCGTCATGTCAGCGAAGACGCCGTGCTCGGTGCGAACTACCTGCTCAGCAAGGTCAAGCATTTCCTCGATGTGCCTCACGGCGATCGTTGCATGCATGAGTTCGTTGCATCGGCGACCCGTTTGAAGAAGGAAAAGAAGCTTTCCGCGATGGACATCGCCAAACGGATTTTGGACTACGGTTTCCACGCACCCACGGTGTACTTCCCGTTGGTGGTTGATGAAGCTGTGATGGTGGAACCAACCGAAACGGAAAGCAAGCAAACCTTGGATGCGTTTGTCGAAGCCCTTTTCCGAATCACGGAAGAAGGCGAAGAGTTGATTCACGATGCACCGCACTCGACTCGAATCAGTCGACCCGACGACGTGACCGCGGCGAGACGTCCCGTCTTGAAGTGGACCGACGCGGCGGGCGAATCGACGAAGTGA